One genomic segment of Bacteroides caccae includes these proteins:
- a CDS encoding dihydrodipicolinate synthase family protein, with amino-acid sequence MNNYERLEGMVAATFTPMDENGDVNLSVIDKYADWIASTPVKGVFVCGTTGEFSSLTIDERKAVLEKWVASAAKRFKVIAHVGSNCQRDAMELASHAAQTGADAIASIAPSFFKPGTVDELVDFFAPICRAASELPFYYYNMPSITGVNLPVDKFLIEGKKKIPNLVGTKFTHNNLMEMGACIGLEQHKFEVLHGFDEILIAGLSMGAVAGVGSTYNYIPNVYHAIFESMKKNEVETARAWQMKSIRTVEVIIKYGGGVRGGKAIMKLIGLDCGSCRLPIKAFSTEEYEKLKGDLDAIKFFEF; translated from the coding sequence ATGAACAATTATGAAAGACTGGAAGGTATGGTTGCGGCCACCTTCACCCCAATGGATGAAAATGGGGACGTGAATTTATCTGTTATTGATAAATATGCTGATTGGATAGCATCAACTCCTGTAAAAGGGGTATTTGTGTGTGGTACGACTGGTGAATTTTCTTCGTTGACTATTGACGAGCGTAAGGCGGTTCTTGAAAAATGGGTAGCCTCTGCTGCTAAACGTTTTAAAGTGATTGCACATGTCGGTTCAAACTGTCAACGAGACGCAATGGAACTGGCAAGCCACGCGGCACAAACTGGAGCTGATGCTATCGCTTCAATAGCACCTTCTTTTTTCAAGCCGGGAACGGTAGATGAACTGGTCGATTTTTTTGCACCGATTTGCCGGGCCGCCAGTGAGTTGCCTTTCTATTATTATAATATGCCGTCAATCACAGGGGTTAACTTGCCGGTAGATAAATTTTTGATAGAAGGCAAGAAGAAAATACCAAATTTGGTAGGAACGAAGTTTACTCATAATAACCTGATGGAGATGGGGGCTTGTATCGGTTTGGAGCAGCATAAGTTTGAAGTATTACATGGCTTTGACGAGATTCTGATTGCCGGTTTATCTATGGGAGCAGTGGCAGGTGTGGGAAGTACATATAATTATATCCCTAATGTCTATCATGCCATTTTCGAATCAATGAAGAAAAATGAGGTGGAAACAGCACGTGCCTGGCAGATGAAATCGATACGTACAGTGGAAGTGATTATTAAATATGGTGGCGGCGTACGTGGTGGTAAAGCTATCATGAAACTTATAGGTCTTGATTGCGGCAGTTGCCGGTTACCGATAAAAGCTTTTTCAACGGAAGAGTATGAAAAACTAAAAGGTGATTTGGATGCGATAAAATTCTTTGAATTTTAA